The following DNA comes from Ornithinimicrobium avium.
GGTGGTCGGGGCCGGGCTCCACGCCCTCCGCGCCCTCGGCCCGGGCCCGTGCGTCGGCCCACGCGCCCTCTCCCAGGTGGATCGACAGCTCGATGACCGGCTCCTGCTCGCCCTTGCCACCGACGAGCACGTCGCAGACCCAGCTGTCCTCGGTGTCCTCGGTGACCAGCATGCGGGTCGTCTGCGGGGCCGAGCCGTTGGCGAGCTCGACGGCGGTCGGGCTGACGTAGTTGCACATCCAGCCCTGGTTGCCGGCGGTGCCCTCGAGCCCGTCGTCACTGGTCACGGCCGCCTCGTCGGAGGTGGGTGCAGGCTCCGGCCCGCCGGAGGTGCAGGCTCCCAGGACGAGGGCGAGACCGGCGGCGGTGGTGGCGACGGTGAGGGTGCGGGTGTGCATGGGCGCCGATGGTAGGGGGTGGGGCTGGGGATCTCCTAGGCGGAGCCGTTATGCCAGGGGCGAACACGGCACACCCGTGGAACACAGGCGACGCTCGGCGACGTTGAGGCAGGCAGACGCAACGTAGAGTGGATGCACGCCCGCGCGCACGTGGGCACCCAGGTGCAGCTCGAACGACCCGCGTGCCACGAAGTCAAGGAGTGACGATGTTCGAAAGGTTCACCGACCGCGCCAGGCGGGTGGTGGTGCTCGCGCAGGAAGAGGCGCGGCTGCTCAACCACAACTACATCGGGACCGAGCACCTGCTGCTCGGCCTGATCCACGAGGGCGAGGGCGTGGCGGCCAAGGCCCTGGAGTCCCTGGACATCTCGCTGGACGCGGTGCGCCAGCAGGTCCAGGAGATCATCGGCCAGGGCCAGCAGAGCCCGACCGGACACATCCCCTTCACCCCCCGGGCCAAGAAGGTCCTCGAGCTGTCCCTGCGCGAGGGCCTGCAGCTGGGGCACAACTACATCGGCACCGAGCACCTGCTGCTCGGTCTCATCCGTGAGGGCGAGGGCGTGGCCGCCCAGGTGCTGGTCAAGCTCGGCGCCGACCTCAACCGGGTCCGCCAGCAGGTCATCCAGCTGCTCTCCGGCTACCAGGGCAAGGAGACCGCCAGCGCGGGCGTGGGCCCCAGCGGCGGCCCCGAGGGCCAGCAGGCCGGATCGCTGGTCCTGGACCAGTTCGGCCGCAACCTGACGCAGGCCGCACGCGAGGGCAAGCTCGACCCGGTCATCGGCAGGCAGGCCGAGATCGAGCGGGTCATGCAGATCCTCTCCCGGCGCACCAAGAACAACCCGGTGCTGATCGGGGAGCCCGGCGTCGGCAAGACCGCCGTCGTGGAGGGCCTGGCCCAGGACATCGTCCGCGGCGAGGTGCCCGAGACGCTGAAGGAGAAGCAGCTCTACACCCTGGACCTCGGCGCGCTCGTCGCCGGCAGCCGCTACCGCGGCGACTTCGAGGAGCGGCTGAAGAAGGTCCTCAAGGAGATCCGCACCCGCGGCGACATCATCCTGTTCATCGACGAGATCCACACCCTCGTCGGTGCCGGTGCCGCCGAGGGCGCCATCGACGCGGCGAGCATCCTCAAGCCGATGCTGGCCCGCGGCGAGCTGCAGACGATCGGCGCGACCACGCTGGACGAGTACCGCAAGCACATCGAGAAGGACGCCGCGCTGGAGCGTCGTTTCCAGCCGATCCAGGTCCAGGAGCCCACCCTGGCCCACGCGATCGAGATCCTCAAGGGGCTGCGCGACCGCTACGAGGCGCACCACCGCGTCTCGATCACCGACGCGGCCCTGGTGGCGGCGGCCACCATGGCCGACCGCTACATCAACGACCGCTTCCTGCCGGACAAGGCGATCGACCTGATCGACGAGGCGGGCGCGCGGCTGCGCATCCGCCGGATGACCGCGCCGCCGGACCTGCGCGAGTTCGACGAGAAGATCTCGCACACCAAGCGCGAGAAGGAGTCCGCGATCGACGCGCAGGACTTCGAGAAGGCGGCCCGGCTGCGCGACGAGGAGCACAAGCTCACCCAGGCGCGCACCGAGCGGGAGAAGGAGTGGAAGAACGGCGACCTGGACGTCGTCGCCGAGGTCGACGAGGAGCTGATCGCCGAGGTCCTCGCCGCGGCCACCGGCATCCCGGTCTTCAAGCTGACCGAGGAGGAGTCCAGCCGGCTGCTCAACATGGAGGACGAGCTGCACAAGCGGATCATCGGGATGGACGACGCCATCGGCGCGCTGTCCCAGGCCATCCGCCGCACCCGCGCCGGCCTGAAGGACCCCCGCCGTCCGGGCGGCTCGTTCATCTTCGCCGGCCCGACCGGCGTCGGCAAGACCGAGCTGGCCAAGGCCCTGGCGGAGTTCCTCTTCGGCGACGAGGACTCGCTCATCACCCTGGACATGTCCGAGTACTCCGAGAAGCACACCGTCTCCCGGATGTTCGGCTCGCCCCCCGGCTACGTCGGCTACGAGGAGGGCGGCCAGCTGACCGAGAAGGTCCGCCGCCGGCCGTTCTCCGTGGTGCTCTTCGACGAGATCGAGAAGGCCCACCCGGACATCTTCAACAGCCTGCTGCAGATCCTGGAGGACGGTCGCCTGACCGACGCCCAGGGCCGGGTCGTGGACTTCAAGAACACCGTCATCATCATGACGACCAACCTGGGCACGCGGGACATCTCCAAGGGTGTCACGCTCGGCTTCTCGGCAGGCCCGGACAGCCGCAGCGACTACGAGCGGATGAAGCACAAGGTGGAGGACGAGCTCAAGCAGCACTTCCGCCCCGAGTTCCTCAACCGGGTGGACGAGACCGTCGTCTTCCCGCAGCTCACGCAGGACGAGATCGTCCAGATCGTGGACCTGATGGTCGCCCGGCTCGACGAGCGGCTCAAGGACAAGGACATGGCCATCGAGCTCACGCCCGCGGCCAAGGCGCTGCTCGCCAAGAAGGGCTACGACCCCGTCCTGGGCGCGCGGCCGCTGCGCCGCGCGATCCAGCGCGAGATCGAGGACCAGCTCTCCGAGAAGATCCTCTTCGGCAATCTGGGTGCCGGTGAGATCGTCCTGGTCGACGTCGAGGGCGAGGGTCGCCAGGCGGCCTTCACCTTCGCGGGGCAGCCCAAGCCCGCCGAGGTCCCGGACACGCTGCCGGTCGCCGAGGCCGGCGTGGGCGGTCCGGGCACGACCGAGACCGGGGAGCAGCCGACCGGCTGAGGTCCCCGCACCCGCGCACCAGCGCACGACGGTCCCCGAGGGGGCGCCCGCCACGTCCGGCGGGCGCCCCCTCGGCGGTTAGGGTGGCCGGTATGACGTTGCGCGACGCCACCCCCGACGAGCGGTCCCGCTGGGACGACCTGGTGTGGGGCAACCCCGGCGGTCCTGAGCTCTACCAGCTGGACTCCTACGCCGGTCTGAAGGCGCCGGAGTGGCGTGCCCGGCACCTCGTGCACGAGCACGAGGGCCGCCCGCCGGTCCACGCGCTCTACCTCTACCGCAGGGTGCCGCCGTTCGGGGAGCTCTGGTACTGCCCGATGGGCCCGCGGGTCGCCGACGCCGACCACGCCCGTGCCTGCTTCGAGGACCTGCGCCCCGCCGGGATCGGCCGACCGTTCGCGGTCGTCCTCGAGCCCTCGGTGACCGCCGAGGGACCGCAGGACCGCGAGAACCTGATCGCCTCGGTGCCGGGGATGCGCGACCACCCAGACCTCCAGCTGGGGCAGCACACGGTGCTGGTCGACCTGCGGCCGGACGAGGAGGAGATCCTGGCCGGCTTCCGGCAACGGGCCCGGCGCTACATCCGCAAGAGCTCCGAGGCGGTCGTCGAGCACCGCACCGACGAGGATGCCTTCGAGGTGATGTGGCGTCTCTACGACGAGACGCTCGAGCGCGCCGGGGTGCAGGAGCGCCGGCCGCGGGCCTACCACGAGGGGCTCTGGCGGACCTACATCGAGGCCGGGCTGGGACACTTCGTGCTCGCCAGGCCGCGCGAGGACGGCGACCACGAGGCTGGCGCGTTCATCATCTACCGCGACGGGCTCGGCTACTACAAGGACGGCGGCTCGCTGCGGACCCGGGACAGCAACGGGCTGCAGTACAAGGTGCAGTGGGAGGCCATGCGCTGGTGCAAGGAGCACGGCGCGACCACCTACGACATGTACGGCGCCCCGCCGAGCTGGGACGCCGACGACGAGTCTCACCCGATGCACCCGCTCGTGCAGTTCAAGACCGCCTTCGGCCCGATCGTCGACCAGGTCGGGACCATGCAGCTGGTGCTGCGGCCGCGGACGTTCCGGGCCTGGGACCGGGTCGGGATGCCGGTCTACCGCCGGCTGACCGCGAAGTCCGGCCCCTTCTACTAGGCCCGTGGCCCCCTTCGACCTGGCCGTGATCGGCCGGGGGCTGCCGTTCGCCGAGGCGCTGCCGCAGCTGCGCCAGGCGCTGGAGGCACGCGGCGTCGCCGTCGTGCGCGCCCAGCCCGGGGCCGGCAAGACCACGCTCGCCCCGCCCGCGGCCGCCGACCTCCTGGCGGGGCGCCGGGGCCCGCGCCGGGTCGTGGTCACCGGTCCGCGCAGGGTCGTCGTGCGGGCGGCGGCACGCCGGCTGGCGTCGCTGACCGGCACCTCGGTCGGCGA
Coding sequences within:
- a CDS encoding ATP-dependent Clp protease ATP-binding subunit, whose amino-acid sequence is MFERFTDRARRVVVLAQEEARLLNHNYIGTEHLLLGLIHEGEGVAAKALESLDISLDAVRQQVQEIIGQGQQSPTGHIPFTPRAKKVLELSLREGLQLGHNYIGTEHLLLGLIREGEGVAAQVLVKLGADLNRVRQQVIQLLSGYQGKETASAGVGPSGGPEGQQAGSLVLDQFGRNLTQAAREGKLDPVIGRQAEIERVMQILSRRTKNNPVLIGEPGVGKTAVVEGLAQDIVRGEVPETLKEKQLYTLDLGALVAGSRYRGDFEERLKKVLKEIRTRGDIILFIDEIHTLVGAGAAEGAIDAASILKPMLARGELQTIGATTLDEYRKHIEKDAALERRFQPIQVQEPTLAHAIEILKGLRDRYEAHHRVSITDAALVAAATMADRYINDRFLPDKAIDLIDEAGARLRIRRMTAPPDLREFDEKISHTKREKESAIDAQDFEKAARLRDEEHKLTQARTEREKEWKNGDLDVVAEVDEELIAEVLAAATGIPVFKLTEEESSRLLNMEDELHKRIIGMDDAIGALSQAIRRTRAGLKDPRRPGGSFIFAGPTGVGKTELAKALAEFLFGDEDSLITLDMSEYSEKHTVSRMFGSPPGYVGYEEGGQLTEKVRRRPFSVVLFDEIEKAHPDIFNSLLQILEDGRLTDAQGRVVDFKNTVIIMTTNLGTRDISKGVTLGFSAGPDSRSDYERMKHKVEDELKQHFRPEFLNRVDETVVFPQLTQDEIVQIVDLMVARLDERLKDKDMAIELTPAAKALLAKKGYDPVLGARPLRRAIQREIEDQLSEKILFGNLGAGEIVLVDVEGEGRQAAFTFAGQPKPAEVPDTLPVAEAGVGGPGTTETGEQPTG
- a CDS encoding lipid II:glycine glycyltransferase FemX, yielding MTLRDATPDERSRWDDLVWGNPGGPELYQLDSYAGLKAPEWRARHLVHEHEGRPPVHALYLYRRVPPFGELWYCPMGPRVADADHARACFEDLRPAGIGRPFAVVLEPSVTAEGPQDRENLIASVPGMRDHPDLQLGQHTVLVDLRPDEEEILAGFRQRARRYIRKSSEAVVEHRTDEDAFEVMWRLYDETLERAGVQERRPRAYHEGLWRTYIEAGLGHFVLARPREDGDHEAGAFIIYRDGLGYYKDGGSLRTRDSNGLQYKVQWEAMRWCKEHGATTYDMYGAPPSWDADDESHPMHPLVQFKTAFGPIVDQVGTMQLVLRPRTFRAWDRVGMPVYRRLTAKSGPFY